The Anabaena sp. WA102 genome contains a region encoding:
- the metG gene encoding methionine--tRNA ligase, with amino-acid sequence MNLVNKTEKTFALTTPLYYVNDVPHIGSAYTTIAADVVARFNRLQGHQVLLITGTDEHGQKIQRSAANLGKPPQDFCDEIVPSFLNLWDLLDIQYDRFSRTTAPRHQAIVKEFFQRVWETGDIYQGQQKGWYCVSCEEFKEERDLLADKHCPTHTNKQVEWRDEQNYFFRLSKYQTQLEEFYQSHPDFIQPVSRRNEVFNFVAQGLQDFSISRVNLDWGFPVPVNSQHTLYVWFDALLGYVTALLEPDAEPTLANALQTWWPINLHLIGKDILRFHAVYWPAMLMSAGLPLPDRVFGHGFLTKDGQKMGKTLGNTLDPITLVENYGSDAVRYYFLKEIEFGKDGDFNEIRFINVLNADLANDLGNLLNRTLNMVKKYCASQVPSISQSAIPIDNPLKTMGLQLGEKVKQAYTALAFNEACHYVLSLVQASNKFIDDQAPWSLYKQGKQGEVEVVLYAVLESVRLAAYLLSPIIPNISSDIYQQLGWGINFNEQKESAILAPFCTHSTWGILSDKQILGTPKPVFKRIETSK; translated from the coding sequence ATATTGGCAGTGCTTATACAACTATAGCAGCGGATGTAGTAGCCAGATTTAATCGCTTACAGGGACATCAAGTGCTACTAATTACAGGTACAGATGAACACGGGCAAAAAATTCAGCGTTCAGCAGCAAATTTAGGAAAACCACCACAAGATTTTTGTGATGAAATCGTTCCTAGTTTTCTTAACTTGTGGGATTTACTCGACATTCAATATGATCGCTTTAGTCGGACTACAGCACCCCGTCACCAAGCGATAGTGAAAGAGTTTTTTCAGCGAGTTTGGGAAACTGGTGACATCTACCAAGGACAACAGAAAGGTTGGTACTGCGTTTCCTGTGAAGAATTCAAGGAAGAACGGGATTTACTTGCAGACAAACACTGTCCCACCCATACTAACAAACAAGTAGAGTGGCGAGACGAGCAGAACTATTTTTTTCGCTTGTCTAAATATCAAACCCAGTTAGAGGAGTTTTACCAGTCCCACCCAGATTTTATCCAACCTGTCAGCAGACGGAATGAAGTTTTCAATTTTGTCGCTCAAGGTTTACAGGACTTTTCAATTTCCCGGGTAAATCTGGATTGGGGTTTTCCTGTACCTGTGAATTCTCAACATACATTATATGTGTGGTTTGATGCTTTGCTGGGTTATGTTACGGCATTGTTAGAACCAGATGCAGAACCAACTTTAGCTAATGCTTTACAAACATGGTGGCCGATTAACCTGCACCTGATTGGTAAAGATATTTTACGCTTTCATGCTGTGTACTGGCCAGCAATGTTGATGTCAGCAGGTTTACCTTTACCAGACAGGGTATTTGGACATGGTTTTTTAACTAAAGATGGTCAAAAAATGGGGAAGACTTTAGGTAATACCCTTGATCCTATTACTTTAGTGGAAAATTATGGTAGTGATGCCGTTCGTTATTACTTCCTTAAGGAAATCGAATTTGGTAAAGATGGCGATTTTAATGAAATAAGGTTCATTAATGTTTTGAATGCAGATTTGGCGAATGATTTAGGTAATTTGTTAAATCGGACTTTAAACATGGTGAAGAAATACTGTGCTAGTCAAGTACCGTCCATCAGCCAATCAGCTATTCCCATTGACAATCCTTTGAAAACAATGGGTTTGCAGTTAGGAGAAAAGGTGAAACAAGCATACACAGCATTAGCTTTCAATGAAGCCTGTCACTATGTTTTATCTCTGGTACAAGCCAGTAATAAGTTTATTGATGATCAAGCTCCTTGGTCATTATATAAACAAGGTAAGCAGGGGGAAGTGGAAGTGGTGCTATATGCGGTGCTGGAATCTGTAAGACTAGCAGCTTATCTTCTCTCCCCAATTATTCCTAATATCAGCAGTGATATTTATCAGCAATTAGGCTGGGGAATAAATTTTAATGAACAAAAAGAAAGTGCAATTTTAGCTCCTTTTTGTACCCACTCAACATGGGGAATATTATCCGATAAACAAATATTGGGAACGCCAAAACCAGTTTTTAAACGGATAGAAACATCAAAATAA
- the lptC gene encoding LPS export ABC transporter periplasmic protein LptC has translation MQDSQARENGRQDGKHQRGIKNHSPHFCSFLGLTSLTNWFYLPLILCLGLCLSSCGNLLPTQSKTDPSSPKDDDTKITFFRIVFEQFDEVGRPIWKVKAKEAKYTTDKQVGQAENPEGELYQDGKVVYQIKAEKADIKQDGKQLFLQGKIVATDTRNGIVFKGNELEWRPQEDLLIVRNQLNGSHKQLQAVAQEAKIKTREQRVEFSQGVVAKSTDPQLQMQTEHLIWHIKEEKLFSDRPIQIERYKDNKITARGQGNAAEINLKTQIATLKPQAKLELIDPPMQITSNSITWNINKENITTNSPIRIFQTAENVTVTANQGKMKIPENTVYLTGNVNAVGKRSQSLKSNQLTWYLDKKLLEAQGNIIYRQIEPKLTFQGETAVGNLETENIVVKGGNSSKSRVVTEIIPQEGR, from the coding sequence ATGCAAGATTCACAAGCGAGGGAGAATGGAAGACAAGATGGAAAACATCAGAGGGGAATTAAAAATCATTCTCCCCACTTCTGTTCATTTTTGGGGTTAACATCACTAACTAATTGGTTTTACCTGCCTTTGATATTATGTTTAGGCTTATGCTTGTCGAGTTGCGGTAATCTATTACCTACCCAATCAAAAACTGATCCTTCATCTCCAAAAGATGATGATACTAAGATAACTTTTTTTAGGATTGTTTTTGAACAATTTGATGAGGTAGGTAGACCAATTTGGAAAGTTAAAGCTAAAGAGGCAAAGTACACTACAGATAAACAAGTAGGTCAGGCGGAAAATCCTGAAGGGGAACTTTACCAAGATGGAAAAGTTGTCTACCAAATTAAAGCAGAAAAAGCTGACATTAAGCAAGATGGTAAGCAACTATTTCTTCAAGGTAAAATTGTCGCTACTGATACCCGTAATGGGATTGTCTTCAAGGGTAATGAGCTAGAATGGCGGCCTCAAGAAGATTTATTAATTGTTCGCAATCAGTTAAATGGTAGTCATAAACAATTACAGGCTGTAGCTCAAGAGGCAAAGATTAAAACTCGTGAACAACGGGTAGAATTTTCACAAGGAGTAGTTGCTAAATCCACAGATCCACAGTTGCAAATGCAAACTGAGCATTTAATATGGCATATTAAGGAGGAGAAATTATTTAGCGATCGCCCAATTCAAATAGAAAGATATAAAGATAACAAAATTACTGCACGTGGTCAGGGTAACGCCGCAGAAATTAATTTAAAAACTCAAATTGCGACTCTCAAACCACAGGCAAAATTAGAGTTAATAGATCCACCAATGCAAATTACTAGTAACTCTATAACCTGGAATATTAACAAAGAAAATATTACCACAAATTCTCCTATTCGCATATTTCAAACTGCTGAGAATGTGACTGTCACCGCTAATCAGGGAAAAATGAAAATACCAGAAAACACGGTGTATCTCACTGGTAATGTTAATGCGGTTGGAAAACGTAGTCAGTCTTTAAAATCAAATCAACTGACTTGGTATTTAGATAAAAAATTGTTAGAAGCTCAAGGAAATATAATTTATCGTCAAATTGAACCAAAATTAACTTTTCAAGGGGAAACAGCCGTCGGTAATTTAGAAACAGAAAATATTGTTGTTAAAGGTGGTAATTCATCCAAAAGCAGAGTAGTCACAGAAATTATCCCCCAGGAAGGTAGGTAG
- a CDS encoding LabA-like NYN domain-containing protein: protein MLNNFENDSIFTPEQVLENRGRVAIFIDGSNLFYAALQLGIEIDYTKLLCRLTGGSRLLRAFFYTGVDRTNEKQQGFLLWMRRNGYRVIAKDLVQLPDGSKKANLDVEIAVDMMALCDSYDTAVLVSGDGDLAYAVNSVSYRGVRVEVVSLRSMTSDSLINVSDRYIDLEAIKEDIQKTPRQSYPYRPLSSMGFLDDPRDSNRHLEVPE from the coding sequence ATGTTGAACAATTTTGAAAACGACTCAATATTTACCCCAGAACAGGTTTTGGAAAATCGGGGTCGGGTGGCTATCTTTATTGATGGCTCAAACTTATTTTATGCGGCACTACAACTAGGAATCGAAATTGATTACACTAAGTTATTGTGCCGATTGACTGGCGGATCAAGGCTATTACGGGCTTTTTTCTATACAGGAGTGGATCGGACAAATGAGAAACAACAAGGCTTTTTGTTGTGGATGCGTCGTAACGGTTATCGGGTGATTGCTAAGGATTTGGTGCAATTACCAGATGGCTCTAAAAAAGCTAACTTAGATGTGGAAATAGCTGTTGATATGATGGCATTGTGCGATTCCTATGATACCGCAGTTTTAGTCAGCGGTGACGGCGATTTGGCTTATGCTGTCAATTCTGTCAGCTATCGTGGGGTGAGGGTAGAGGTGGTGAGTTTGCGTTCTATGACTAGTGATAGTTTAATTAATGTGAGCGATCGCTATATTGATTTAGAAGCCATCAAAGAAGATATCCAAAAAACTCCCCGCCAAAGTTATCCATATCGCCCATTGTCTAGTATGGGCTTTTTAGACGATCCTAGAGATAGTAATAGACATCTAGAAGTTCCAGAATAA